One part of the Schistocerca piceifrons isolate TAMUIC-IGC-003096 chromosome 7, iqSchPice1.1, whole genome shotgun sequence genome encodes these proteins:
- the LOC124805318 gene encoding vitelline membrane protein Vm26Ab-like, translated as MYKQVIVVLAVVAACMAAPGPKPAPGLLASYVAAAPAAYTAHAVAAPVAYTAAAAPVAYAAPYSAAYVAPYHAAYSAAILG; from the exons ATGTACAAGCAG GTGATCGTCGTCCTGGCCGTGGTGGCTGCCTGCATGGCCGCCCCTGGACCCAAGCCGGCCCCCGGCCTACTGGCCAGCTACGTggcagccgcccccgccgcctacACCGCCCACGCAGTCGCCGCCCCCGTCGCCTACACCGCTGCCGCAGCTCCCGTGGCTTACGCCGCCCCCTACTCTGCTGCCTACGTCGCCCCATATCATGCTGCGTACAGCGCAGCCATCTTGGGATGA